GGCCACGCGTTCCGCGGGTAGTACTCCGTCAGGAACTCGCGTAGCTCCGCCGCCGTCGCCGTCTCCACCCGCCGGGCGTAGTGGTTGCCCATGAAGTCGGCGAACGCGCGGGCGTTCGCGGCGTGGACCGCCCCCGCCCGCTCGGCCACCGCCTCCACCACCTCGGCGTTGTGGGTCTCGACCGCGTCCCACGACTCGGGGTCGCCGCTCCCCGAGAGCGACACTTCGACCGCCCGGTCCGTGTCCTCGATCCGATCCATCCGGACCGTATCGCCCTCCAGCCACTCGGCTGGGTGGCAGACGAGCGTGTCGTCGCTCTCGCGGACCCGCGCGGTGAATCCGTATTCGGCGAGCCGTTCGTCCCGGTCGCGTTCGTAGGCCGCCGCCTCGGCGTCGTCGACCGCCCGGCGGGCGAGTCGGGTCAGCCGCTCCGCCGCGTCCACGACCTCCCGTGGTAGCTCAGTCATCGTCGAGCGCCTCGTTCGCCAGTTGGTCGGCACGGTCGTT
This window of the Haloplanus rubicundus genome carries:
- a CDS encoding DUF7108 family protein, translating into MTELPREVVDAAERLTRLARRAVDDAEAAAYERDRDERLAEYGFTARVRESDDTLVCHPAEWLEGDTVRMDRIEDTDRAVEVSLSGSGDPESWDAVETHNAEVVEAVAERAGAVHAANARAFADFMGNHYARRVETATAAELREFLTEYYPRNAWPSDEQRDAVERSLEHVFAVTETDGRDRLRTVTDHDGRN